In the Streptomyces fradiae ATCC 10745 = DSM 40063 genome, GCCGATCCTCTGCGTCAGCTCGAAGACCTTCTCCTCCAGCTCCTTGTCGCGGAAGCCGTGGCCGAGGACCGAGCCCTCCTCCGGCAGCTCGTCCAGGTAGTGCGCCGAGGCGTACTTGGCGGTCTTCAGCGCGTACTCGGCGGACGTGCCGCCCACGACGATCGCCAGGTGGTACGGCGGGCAGGCGGCCGTGCCGAGCGAGCGGATCTTCTCCTCCAGGAACCTCATCATGGAGGCCTCGTTCAGGACGGCCTTCGTCTCCTGGTAGAGGAACGACTTGTTGGCCGAGCCGCCGCCCTTCGCCATGAAGAGGAACTTGTACGCCCCGCCGTCCGTCGCGTACAGCTCGATCTGCGCCGGGAGGTTGGAGCCGGTGTTCTTCTCCTCCCACATGGTGAGCGGGGCCATCTGCGAGTACCGCAGGTTGAGCTTGGTGTACGCGTCGAAGACGCCCCGCGACAGGGCCTCCTCGTCCCGGCCCTCGGTCAGCACGTTCTGGCCGCGCTTGCCCATGACGATCGCGGTGCCGGTGTCCTGGCACATGGGCAGGACGCCCGCCGCGGCGATGTTGGCGTTCTTCAGCAGGTCCAGCGCCACGAACTTGTCGTTCGCCGACGCCTCCGGGTCGTCGATGATCTTCCGGAGCTGGGCCAGGTGCGCGGGGCGCAGGTAGTGCTGGATGTCGTGGACGGCCTCCTCGGCCAGCTTGCGCAGCGCCTCGGGCTCCACCTTGAGGAACGTCCGCCCGTCGGCCTCGAAGGTGGACACCCCCTCCGACGTCACCAGGCGGTAGGGCGTGGTGTCCTCTCCCAACGGGAGCAGATCGGAGTACGCAAACTCTGGCATGACGGCCATTCCTCACTCGGCGGACAGCGGCGCGGCCCCCTTCGGCAGCGCGTCCCCCAG is a window encoding:
- a CDS encoding fumarate hydratase, whose translation is MAVMPEFAYSDLLPLGEDTTPYRLVTSEGVSTFEADGRTFLKVEPEALRKLAEEAVHDIQHYLRPAHLAQLRKIIDDPEASANDKFVALDLLKNANIAAAGVLPMCQDTGTAIVMGKRGQNVLTEGRDEEALSRGVFDAYTKLNLRYSQMAPLTMWEEKNTGSNLPAQIELYATDGGAYKFLFMAKGGGSANKSFLYQETKAVLNEASMMRFLEEKIRSLGTAACPPYHLAIVVGGTSAEYALKTAKYASAHYLDELPEEGSVLGHGFRDKELEEKVFELTQRIGIGAQFGGKYFCHDVRVVRLPRHGASCPVAIAVSCSADRQAVAKITAEGVFLEQLETDPARFLPDTTDEHLDESSDVVRIDLNQPMETILAELSKYPVKTRLSLSGPLVVARDIAHAKIKERLDAGEEMPQYLKDHPVYYAGPAKTPEGYASGSFGPTTAGRMDSYVEQFQAAGGSKVMLAKGNRSQQVTDACAAHGGFYLGSIGGPAARLAQDCIKKVEVVEYEELGMEAVWRIEVEDFPAFIVVDDKGNDFFKDPAPAPTFTSIPVRGPGLG